A single Euwallacea similis isolate ESF13 chromosome 1, ESF131.1, whole genome shotgun sequence DNA region contains:
- the Mhc gene encoding myosin heavy chain, muscle isoform X18, translated as MPKPPANQEDEDPTPYLFVSLEQKRIDQTKPYDAKKSCWVPDEKEGFVLGEIRGTKGDLVTVGVPGGEEKNFKKEQVSQVNPPKYEKCEDMSNLTYLNDASVLHNLKQRYYAKLIYTYSGLFCVAINPYKRFPVYTNRCAKLYRGKRRNEVPPHIFAISDGAYVNMLTNHENQSMLITGESGAGKTENTKKVIAYFATVGASTKKPTEEQQKKGTLEDQVVQTNPVLEAFGNAKTVRNDNSSRFGKFIRIHFGPTGKLAGADIETYLLEKARVISQQSLERSYHIFYQIMSGAVSGLKDMCFLSNDIYDYNSVSQGKITINGVDDGEEIGLTDQAFDILGFTQEEKNDIYKITASVMHMGTLKFKQRGREEQAEADGTEEGEKVAKLLGVEAQALYTALVKPRIKVGNEFVTQGRNVNQVAYSVGAMSKAMFDRLFKYLVKKCNETLDTKQKRQHFIGVLDIAGFEIFDFNSFEQLCINFTNEKLQQFFNHHMFVLEQEEYQREGIEWAFIDFGMDLAACIELIEKPMGILSILEEESMFPKATDQTFVEKLNTNHLGKSPNFQKPKPPKPGQQAAHFTLGHYAGNVPYNITGWLEKNKDPLNDTVVDLFKKGSNKLLVEIFADHPGQSGGGDAKGGRGKKGGGFATVSSAYKEQLNNLMSTLRATQPHFVRCIIPNELKQPGLIDSHLVMHQLTCNGVLEGIRICRKGFPNRMVYPDFKLRYKILAASLVKEAPTPEKAAEVILDHIALDKEQYRLGKTKVFFRAGVLGQMEELRDERLGKIVTWMQSWVRGYLSRKEFKKLQEQRLALQVCQRNLRKYLKLRTWPWYKLWQRVKPLLNVTRIEDEIAKLEEKAAKAQEAYEREAKAKKELEGLYAKLLTEKTDLLATLEGEKGTLSETTERANKLQAQKSDLESQLSETQDRLSQEEDARNQLMQQKKKLEQEISGYKKDIEDLELNLQKSEQDKATKDHQIRNLNDEIAHQDELINKLNKEKKIGGENNQKISEELQAAEDKVNHLNKVKAKLEQTLDELEDSLEREKKLRGDVEKSKRKVEGDLKLTQEAVADLERNKKELEQTIQRKDKEISSLTAKLEDEQSVVGKTQKQIKELQARIEELEEEVEAERQARAKAEKQRADLARELEELGERLEEAGGATSAQIELNKKREAELAKLRRDLEEANIQHEGTLANLRKKHNDAVSEMGEQIDQLNKLKAKAEKEKAQYFGELNDLRASVDHLANEKAAIEKVSKQLGQQLNDVQGKLDETNRTLNDFDAAKKKLSIENSDLLRQLEEAESQVSQLSKIKVSLTTQLEDTKRLADEESRERATLLGKFRNLEHDLDNIREQVEEEAEAKADIQRQLSKANADAQLWRQKYESEGVARSEELEEAKRKLQARLAEAEETIESLNQKVVALEKTKQRLATEVEDLQLEVDRANAIANAAEKKQKAFDKIIGEWKLKVDDLAAELDASQKECRNYSTELFRLKGAYEEGQEQLEAVRRENKNLADEVKDLLDQIGEGGRNIHEIEKARKRLEAEKDELQAALEEAEAALEQEENKVLRSQLELSQVRQEIDRRIQEKEEEFENTRKNHQRALDSMQASLEAEAKGKAEALRMKKKLEADINELEIALDHANKANAEAQKTIKRYQQQLKDTQQALEEEQRARDEAREQLGISERRANALQNELEESRTLLEQADRARRQAEQELGDAHEQLNDLAAQNASMSAAKRKLETELQTLHSDLDELLNEAKNSEEKAKKAMVDAARLADELRAEQDHAQTQEKLRKALETQIKDLQVRLDEAEANALKGGKKAIAKLEQRVRELENELDGEQRRHADAQKNLRKSERRIKELSFQAEEDRKNHERMQDLVDKLQQKIKTYKRQIEEAEEIAALNLAKFRKAQQELEEAEERADLAEQAIAKFRAKGRAGSSARGQSPAPRQRPQLGDGGLFPPRFDLAPESEF; from the exons ATGCCGAAGCCACCAGCGAACCAGGAGGATGAAGATCCCACCCCATACCTCTTCGTCTCCTTGGAACAGAAACGTATAGATCAGACCAAGCCCTACGATGCCAAAAAATCTTGCTGGGTCCCGGACGAGAAGGAGGGTTTCGTGCTGGGTGAAATCAGGGGCACCAAAGGTGACCTGGTTACGGTTGGCGTCCCCGGAGGAGAG GAAAAGAACTTCAAGAAAGAGCAGGTCTCCCAAGTAAACCCTCCCAAGTACGAAAAATGCGAGGATATGTCCAATTTGACATATCTCAATGACGCTTCCGTATTGCACAACTTGAAACAACGTTATTATGCCAAGCTTATTTAC ACATACTCTGGACTCTTCTGTGTCGCCATTAACCCTTACAAGCGCTTCCCTGTATACACCAACCGTTGCGCCAAGCTGTACCGTGGTAAGAGGCGTAATGAGGTGCCACCCCATATCTTTGCCATTTCTGACGGTGCCTACGTGAACATGTTGACCA ACCACGAGAATCAATCTATGTTGATTAC TGGTGAATCTGGTGCcggaaaaactgaaaacacGAAGAAGGTAATTGCCTACTTCGCCACCGTCGGTGCCTCCACCAAGAAACCAACCGAAGAGCAGCAGAAGAAGGGAACTCTGGAAGATCAAGTCGTCCAGACCAACCCCGTACTTGAAGCCTTCGGTAACGCCAAGACCGTGCGTAACGACAACTCTTCCCGTTTC GGTAAATTCATTCGTATCCACTTCGGCCCCACTGGAAAACTGGCTGGTGCTGATATCGAAACTT ATCTGCTGGAGAAGGCTCGTGTCATCTCCCAACAGTCCCTGGAGCGTTCTTACCACATTTTCTACCAGATCATGTCTGGAGCTGTTTCGGGACTTAAGG ACATGTGCTTTTTGTCCAACGATATCTATGACTATAACAGCGTTTCTCAGGGTAAAATTACCATTAACGGGGTAGACGACGGTGAAGAAATTGGTTTAACTGAC CAAGCTTTCGACATTTTGGGTTTCACCCAAGAGGAGAAGAACGATATTTACAAGATCACCGCTTCCGTCATGCACATGGGCACTCTGAAGTTCAAGCAGAGGGGTCGTGAAGAACAGGCTGAAGCCGATGGCACTGAG GAAGGTGAAAAGGTGGCCAAACTGTTGGGCGTCGAAGCCCAAGCCTTGTACACTGCCCTGGTCAAGCCCAGGATCAAGGTCGGTAACGAGTTCGTGACCCAGGGTAGGAACGTCAACCAAGTAGCCTACTCCGTGGGTGCTATGTCCAAAGCCATGTTTGACAGGCTGTTCAAGTACCTGGTGAAGAAATGTAACGAGACTCTGGACACCAAGCAAAAGAGACAGCACTTCATTGGTGTACTGGATATCGCCGGCTTTGAAATCTTCGAC TTCAACAGCTTTGAGCAACTTTGCATCAACTTTACCAATGAAAAGTTACAACAATTCTTTAACCATCACATGTTCGTACTCGAACAAGAAGAATACCAACGGGAAGGTATCGAATGGGCTTTCATTGATTTTGGTATGGACTTGGCTGCCTGTATCGAACTTATAGAGAAG CCTATGGGCATCTTGTCCATTCTTGAAGAAGAATCTATGTTCCCCAAAGCCACCGATCAGACCTTCGTTGAGAAACTGAACACCAACCATTTGGGCAAGTCTCCCAACTTCCAGAAGCCCAAACCACCAAAGCCCGGCCAACAAGCCGCCCACTTCACCTTGGGCCATTACGCCGGTAAT GTACCATACAACATCACCGGTTGGTTGGAAAAGAACAAGGACCCTCTGAACGACACGGTTGTCGACTTATTCAAGAAGGGTAGCAACAAGCTTTTGGTGGAAATCTTCGCTGACCATCCTGGACAGTCCGGTGGCGGCGATGCCAAAG GTGGTCGTGGAAAGAAGGGTGGTGGCTTCGCCACTGTATCCTCAGCCTACAAG GAACAATTGAACAACTTGATGTCCACCTTGAGGGCCACCCAACCTCACTTCGTCCGTTGTATCATTCCCAATGAATTGAAGCAACCTGGACTCATCGACTCTCACTTGGTCATGCACCAGCTGACCTGTAACGGTGTACTTGAAGGTATCCGTATCTGCAGGAAAGGTTTCCCCAACAGGATGGTCTACCCTGACTTTAAGCTCCG ATACAAAATTCTGGCTGCAAGTTTGGTCAAGGAAGCCCCCACACCCGAAAAAGCGGCCGAAGTTATCTTGGACCATATCGCTTTAGACAAAGAGCAATACCGTCTGGGTAAAACCAAG GTGTTCTTCCGTGCCGGTGTCCTGGGTCAGATGGAAGAATTGCGTGACGAGCGTCTCGGCAAAATCGTCACCTGGATGCAATCCTGGGTTAGAGGTTACCTCTCCAGGAAGGAATTCAAGAAACTGCAGGAGCAACGTTTGGCCCTCCAAGTGTGCCAGAGGAACTTGAGGAAATACCTCAAGCTCAGGACCTGGCCATGGTACAAATTGTGGCAGAGAGTCAAGCCCCTCCTCAACGTCACCCGCATCGAAGATGAAATCGCT AAACTGGAAGAGAAGGCTGCCAAGGCCCAGGAAGCCTACGAACGCGAAGCCAAGGCCAAGAAGGAGTTGGAAGGGCTCTATGCCAAGTTGCTGACCGAAAAGACCGACCTTTTGGCCACCCTTGAGGGCGAGAAAGGTACTCTGTCGGAAACCACTGAAAGGGCCAACAAACTGCAGGCCCAGAAGAGCGATCTCGAGTCTCAACTGTCG GAAACCCAAGACCGTCTCAGCCAAGAGGAAGACGCCCGTAACCAGCTGATGCAGCAGAAGAAGAAATTGGAACAGGAGATCTCCGGCTACAAAAAGGACATCGAGGACTTGGAACTGAACCTGCAGAAATCCGAGCAGGACAAGGCCACCAAAGACCACCAGATCAGGAACTTGAACGACGAGATCGCCCACCAGGACGAACTCATCAACAAGCTCAACAAAGAGAAGAAGATTGGAGGCGAGAACAACCAGAAGATCTCCGAGGAACTCCAGGCTGCCGAAGACAAGGTCAACCACTTGAACAAAGTTAAGGCTAAGTTGGAGCAAACCCTGGATGAGTTGGAAGACTCTCTGGAGCGCGAGAAGAAGTTGCGCGGAGATGTGGAAAAATCCAAGAGGAAGGTTGAGGGCGACTTGAAACTCACCCAGGAAGCCGTGGCTGACTTGGAAAGGAACAAGAAAGAACTGGAACAGACCATCCAACGCAAGGACAAGGAAATCTCCTCTCTGACCGCCAAACTCGAAGACGAACAATCCGTTGTAGGAAAGACCCAGAAACAGATTAAGGAATTGCAGGCCCGCATCGAGGAACTGGAAGAGGAAGTTGAGGCTGAGAGACAAGCTCGCGCCAAAGCTGAGAAACAACGCGCTGACCTGGCTCGCGAACTGGAAGAACTGGGAGAGCGTCTGGAAGAAGCTGGTGGAGCCACTTCTGCTCAGATTGAGCTAAACAAGAAAAGGGAAGCTGAGCTCGCCAAGCTGCGTCGCGACTTGGAAGAGGCCAACATCCAACACGAGGGAACTTTGGCCAACTTGCGTAAGAAGCACAACGATGCCGTATCCGAAATGGGTGAACAAATCGACCAGCTGAACAAGCTCAAAGCCAA GGCTGAGAAAGAAAAGGCTCAGTACTTCGGCGAACTTAACGACCTCCGCGCCTCTGTCGACCACTTGGCTAACGAAAAG GCCGCCATTGAAAAGGTATCCAAACAACTAGGACAGCAGCTCAACGATGTCCAAGGCAAGCTCGACGAGACCAACCGCACCCTCAACGACTTCGACGCCGCGAAGAAGAAGCTTTCCATCGAGAACTCCGACTTGCTCAGGCAGTTGGAAGAGGCCGAGTCTCAAGTCTCTCAACTCAGCAAGATCAAGGTGTCCCTGACCACTCAATTGGAAGACACCAAGAGGTTGGCCGATGAAGAAAGCCGCGAACGCGCCACTTTATTGGGCAAATTCCGCAACTTGGAACACGACTTGGACAATATCCGCGAACAAGTTGAGGAAGAGGCCGAAGCCAAGGCTGACATTCAACGCCAGCTCAGCAAGGCTAACGCTGACGCTCAACTCTGGCGTCAGAAATACGAATCTGAGGGTGTAGCCCGCTCTGAGGAGCTTGAAGAGGCCAAGAGAAAGCTCCAGGCTCGTCTCGCTGAAGCTGAGGAAACCATCGAATCTCTTAACCAGAAAGTGGTAGCTCTCGAGAAGACCAAACAACGTCTGGCTACTGAAGTCGAGGACCTACAACTTGAAGTAGACCGTGCTAATGCCATCGCTAATGCCGCTGAAAAGAAACAGAAGGCTTTCGACAAGATCATCGGAGAGTGGAAACTCAAAGTTGATGACTTGGCTGCTGAATTGGATGCTAGTCAAAAGGAATGCCGCAACTACTCCACTGAGTTGTTCAGACTCAAGGGAGCTTACGAGGAAGGACAAGAGCAACTGGAAGCCGTCCGTCGTGAGAACAAAAACCTCGCTGATGAGGTCAAGGACCTCTTGGACCAAATCGGCGAAGGTGGCCGCAACATTCATGAAATCGAAAAGGCCAGGAAGCGCTTGGAAGCTGAGAAAGACGAGCTTCAAGCCGCCCTCGAGGAAGCTGAAGCCGCTCTCGAACAGGAAGAGAACAAGGTTCTCAGGAGCCAGTTGGAGCTGTCTCAAGTGCGCCAAGAAATCGACAGGCGCATCCAGGAGAAAGAGGAGGAATTCGAAAACACCAGGAAGAACCACCAACGCGCTTTGGACTCCATGCAAGCCTCCCTTGAGGCTGAGGCCAAGGGCAAAGCTGAGGCTCTTCGCATGAAGAAGAAGTTGGAAGCTGACATCAACGAATTGGAAATTGCTTTGGACCACGCTAACAAG GCTAACGCCGAGGCCCAGAAGACCATCAAACGCTACCAACAACAGCTCAAGGATACTCAACAAGCCCTCGAAGAGGAACAGCGCGCCCGCGATGAGGCCCGCGAACAATTGGGCATCTCTGAACGTCGCGCCAACGCCCTCCAGAATGAACTGGAAGAATCGCGCACCCTCCTGGAACAAGCCGACCGTGCCCGTCGCCAAGCCGAACAAGAACTGGGAGACGCCCACGAACAGCTCAACGACCTGGCCGCCCAAAATGCCTCCATGTCCGCTGCCAAGAGGAAATTGGAGACCGAGCTGCAGACCCTGCATTCCGACCTTGACGAGCTCCTAAACGAGGCCAAGAACTCCGAAGAGAAGGCCAAGAAAGCCATGGTAGATGCTGCCCGTCTCGCTGACGAATTGCGTGCTGAACAGGACCACGCCCAGACCCAAGAGAAACTGCGCAAGGCCCTCGAAACCCAAATCAAAGACTTGCAAGTGCGTCTTGATGAGGCCGAAGCTAACGCCCTCAAGGGAGGCAAGAAGGCCATTGCCAAGCTCGAACAGAGGGTAAGGGAACTGGAGAACGAGTTGGACGGTGAGCAGAGAAGACACGCCGACGCGCAAAAGAACTTGAGGAAATCAGAGCGTCGTATCAAGGAGTTGAGCTTCCAGGCTGAAGAAGACAGGAAGAACCACGAGCGCATGCAAGACCTGGTTGATAAGCTGCAACAGAAGATCAAGACCT